Proteins found in one Fusarium keratoplasticum isolate Fu6.1 chromosome 12, whole genome shotgun sequence genomic segment:
- a CDS encoding 3-phytase, whose translation MKLHHLGLVALSSNSLAQYIDIGTLLDPVQPVLFPDAERAKNPLAHLGANGPWHIGPDITGISSEIPDGCVVDQAAYVSRHGSRYPDSGAHSSWVEMARRFKESKYTATGPLAFFHTWDTPLTNPDMQIAQLSKTGYKELFDMGYTLRIRYPDLYQEGDNFYVWANNYTRVLQTAKLFVHGFLGTNSSLGTVVSVTGKGMPAHLGDTLAPSDMCPAFKDDSDKQQAAWRATWLPPFKKRLSQYIKGDLQLDDAHWNDFPYICGFESQITGRLSPFCNTFTQKELEQYEYQQDLRYYYGVGPGANVASKMMVPFLNALVQRFVAGPDAEGVDFEGRPFKLPKLLMSFLNDGQLNELAVATGVFDKQKPLPLDKAPKDRLWRSSNISPMRGTIAFERLSCPVKGNPHKPSNKKDTFIRVRINDAVYPVPSCQDGPGKSCSVKKYAQYLEKRLGKDGNFAKICNATDAATPTKVLGASFFTDLAQPHLQPVKP comes from the exons ATGAAGCTCCACCACCTTGGCCTGGTTGCTTTGAGCTCAAACAGCTTGGCCCAGTATATTGATATTGGAACCTTGCTGGATCCAGTTCAGCCTGTTCTGTTTCCCGATGCTGAGAGAGCAAAGAACCCTCTGGCTCATCTTGGAGCCAATGGGCCATGGCACATAG GCCCTGATATTACTGGCATCTCTTCTGAGATTCCCGACGGTTGCGTTGTCGACCAGGCTGCCTACGTATCCCGACATGGATCCCGTTACCCAGATTCGGGCGCTCACAGCTCGTGGGTTGAAATGGCTCGTCGT TTCAAAGAGAGCAAATACACTGCCACTGGTCCCCTGGCATTCTTCCACACCTGGGACACTCCCCTGACCAATCCCGACATGCAAATCGCTCAACTCAGCAAGACTGGCTACAAGGAGTTGTTCGATATGGGATATACTCTGCGCATCAG ATATCCTGACCTCTACCAAGAGGGTGACAACTTTTACGTCTGGGCTAACAACTACACCCGCGTTCTCCAAACCGCCAAGCTCTTCGTCCACGGCTTCCTGGGAACCAACTCTTCACTGGGAACTGTCGTCTCCGTTACAGGCAAGGGCATGCCCGCCCACCTCGGAGACACGCTTGCTCCTTCGGATATGTGCCCAGCTTTCAAGGACGACAGCGACAAGCAGCAGGCCGCGTGGCGGGCTACTTGGCTGCCGCCGTTCAAAAAGCGACTTTCTCAGTACATCAAGGGAGACCTTCAGCTTGATGACGCTCACTGGAACGATTTCCCTTACATCTGTGGTTTCGAGTCACAGATAACCGGTCGTCTTTCGCCCTTCTGCAACACCTTCACTcagaaggagcttgagcagtACGAGTATCAACAAGACTTGAGATATTACTACGGCGTGGGTCCTGGAGCGAACGTGGCGTCCAAGATGATGGTTCCCTTCCTCAATGCTTTGGTTCAGAGATTCGTTGCTGGCCCAGATGCTGAGGGCGTTGACTTTGAGGGTCGTCCTTTCAAGCTTCCCAAGCTACTGATGAGCTTCCTCAACGACGGCCAGTTGAACGAACTGGCTGTAGCAACTGGCGTCTTTGACAAGCAGAAGCCTCTTCCACTCGACAAAGCCCCTAAGGATCGACTCTGGCGCAGCTCCAACATCTCACCCATGCGAGGCACCATTGCCTTCGAGCGGCTCAGCTGCCCAGTGAAGGGAAACCCTCACAAGCCCAGCAACAAGAAAGACACTTTTATCCGAGTTCGTATCAACGACGCTGTCTATCCTGTGCCCTCGTGCCAGGACGGCCCGGGCAAGTCTTGCTCGGTGAAGAAGTATGCTCAATACTTGGAGAAGCGACTCGGGAAGGACGGAAACTTTGCCAAGATCTGCAACGCCACTGATGCTGCTACACCCACCAAGGTCCTTGGAGCTAGTTTCTTCACTGACTTGGCTCAGCCGCACTTGCAGCCGGTGAAGCCTTAG
- a CDS encoding Epimerase domain-containing protein: MAPLDNLAVPKGSTVLVTGANGLLGSHISKQFLEFGYNVRGTVRNPEKNVWLKAAFDKEYGQGRFEFFQVPDMVAEGAFDEAVKGVAVVAHSASNMSLDPNPNNVIPGVIAGVVNALKAAYAEPSVKRFVYTSSSSATVIAEPSQTGINVTEETWNEDAIKKAWADPPYTMERAADTYGASKAQAEQEVWKYYKEHRDERPDIVVNTVLPNFNFGRSIDPVNQGYPSSSALPVLLYNGLVTGVHRLVVPQYFVDVDDTGRLHVAAGILDHVKGQRIFAYGGRFNWDAVLEVLRKTEPSKTFPENFAGGRDANEYEGRAKAEQLLRDLGRPGWTTLEETIVATVEGLREAGDKLKVRDYEELDL, from the exons ATGGCTCctcttgacaacctcgccgTGCCAAAGGGCTCTACTGTCCTTGTTACAGGAGCTAACGGTCTCCTGGGCTCTCATATTTCCAAGCAGTTCCTTGAGTTTGGTTACAACGTCCGTGGAACTGTTCGTAACCCCGAGAAGAACGTATGGCTCAAGGCAGCCTTTGATAAGGAATACGGACAAGGACGCTTTGAGTTCTTCCAGGTTCCCGACATGGTGGCTGAGGGCGCTTTCGACGAGGCCGTGAAAG GTGTCGCCGTTGTTGCGCATTCAGCCTCCAACATGTCTCTGGACCCCAACCCCAACAACGTTATCCCCGGTGTAATTGCCGGAGTCGTCAACGCGTTGAAGGCCGCATATGCTGAGCCGAGCGTAAAGCGCTTCGTCTAcacatcgtcttcgtctgCTACCGTCATTGCAGAGCCTTCCCAGACTGGCATCAACGTAACAGAGGAGACGTGGAATGAGGATGCTATCAAGAAGGCCTGGGCTGACCCTCCGTATACTATGGAGCGAGCCGCCGATACCTATGGTGCTAGCAAGGCTCAGGCAGAGCAGGAGGTGTGGAAGTACTACAAGGAGCACCGTGACGAGCGCCCTGACATCGTCGTTAACACCG TGCTTCCCAACTTCAACTTTGGGCGATCGATTGACCCAGTAAACCAGGGATACCCGAGTAGCTCTGCTCTGCCTGTCCTTCTTTACAACGGCCTGGTGACCGGTGTCCATCGCCTCGTGGTTCCTC AATACttcgtcgacgtcgacgacacCGGCAGACTACACGTCGCAGCCGGAATCCTAGACCACGTCAAGGGTCAACGCATCTTTGCATACGGCGGCCGATTTAACTGGGATGCAGTGTTGGAAGTCCTCAGAAAGACTGAGCCAAGCAAGACGTTCCCCGAGAACTTTGCCGGAGGTCGAGATGCAAATGAGTATGAGGGTCGTGCCAAGGCGGAGCAGCTACTGCGAGACTTGGGCCGTCCTGGATGGACGACGCTCGAGGAGACAATTGTGGCAACTGTTGAAGGCCTGCGTGAGGCTGGCGATAAGCTCAAGGTTAGAGACTACGAGGAGCTTGACCTGTAG
- a CDS encoding DAO domain-containing protein produces MSQSDFIQDAVKLITARPGLPSPNPTQAAWQEPPHPTVSNAQSPELPKETDVAIIGSGITGTAVAHYLLNHGGDLRVTMVEARTAVSGATGRNGGHLVSDSDSLFPTLVKEVGIDRAVETVRFSEANIRRLRDLTTQLSPEESSAVEFRDVISTTGLEDQKSFEEAVDGLKELLKAVPDGDIKYKVCKKEDASKVFRFHSVAGVVEQHGVAALWPYRLVTAVLASLRKDFPSRFNLETNTPVLSVNHKDETSQIFPYTVNTHRGVLRAKYVVHCTNGYSGHLIPHLVGKLYPLRGTMSTQKLGPSFPHVGDRMSWSHISKGTYDGETRHIHLGLYYAQQNAKTGVMFLGGESQSLSGLLTSDDSFVGDDARDTLTSAAPRIWKDAAPAEPLKVWSGIMGFTADGMPLVGRLPAGLTGRAGSGEWIAAGFNGHGMDKCWLSGEALARMVLGEEVVPGFPRAYLLTARRIKSWSAEKAAETLMDHIMLGGTAPTSQM; encoded by the exons ATGTCCCAGTCAG ACTTCATCCAGGACGCTGTCAAGCTTATCACTGCTCGTCCGGGTCTACCAAGCCCAAACCCCACTCAAGCGGCATGGCAAGAACCCCCTCATCCAACCGTCTCCAATGCACAGTCTCCCGAGTTGCCAAAGGAGACTGACGTGGCCATCATCGGATCTGGTATCACAGGTACTGCTGTAGCACACTACCTCTTGAATCATGGCGGAGATCTCCGGGTGACGATGGTGGAAGCTCGCACCGCCGTAAGCGGAGCAACCGGAAGAAATGGAGGCCATCTTGTCTCAGATAGCGACTCCTTGTTCCCGACTctcgtcaaggaggttgGCATCGATCGAGCCGTCGAAACCGTCCGCTTCAGTGAAGCAAACATTCGTCGCCTCAGAGATCTCACAACACAGCTCAGTCCCGAAGAAAGCTCGGCTGTCGAATTCCGCGACGTGATATCAACAACTGGCCTTGAGGATCAAAAATCTTTCGAGGAAGCAGTCGATGGATTgaaggagcttctcaaggcTGTCCCAGATGGCGATATCAAGTACAAAGTCTGCAAGAAAGAAGATGCGAGCAAG GTCTTTCGCTTTCACAGTGTTGCAGGTGTCGTGGAACAACATGGCGTTGCAGCGCTGTGGCCATATAGACTGGTTACAGCAGTCCTGGCATCGTTGAGGAAAGATTTCCCATCCCGTTTCAACCTCGAAACAAACACACCGGTTCTCTCCGTCAACCACAAGGATGAAACATCTCAGATATTCCCTTATACCGTCAATACGCACCGAGGAGTTCTACGCGCCAAATACGTGGTCCATTGCACGAATGGATACTCGGGCCACCTGATCCCCCATCTCGTCGGCAAGCTATATCCTCTCCGAGGAACAATGTCAACGCAGAAGCTGGggccttcttttcctcatgTCGGCGACAGAATGTCGTGGTCTCACATATCTAAAGGGACGTACGATGGTGAGACTCGTCATATCCACCTTGGGCTCTACTACGCTCAACAGAATGCCAAGACAGGAGTCATGTTTCTTGGTGGGGAGTCCCAGAGTTTAAGTGGCCTGTTGACGAGTGATGACTCGTtcgttggtgatgatgcaCGCGACACTCTGACTTCAGCGGCTCCGCGTATCTGGAAAGATGCTGCACCAGCAGAGCCGCTTAAAGTATGGTCTGGAATCATGGGCTTTACTGCAGACGGCATGCCCCTTGTGGGCCGTCTCCCGGCGGGCCTCACTGGCCGGGCAGGTAGTGGTGAGTGGATCGCAGCTGGCTTTAATGGACATGGAATGGATAAATGCTGGCTTAGTGGAGAGGCCTTGGCTAGGATGGTCCTTGGAGAGGAAGTGGTTCCTGGATTTCCAAGGGCTTATCTTTTGACTGCCCGGAGGATTAAATCGTGGAGTGCCGAGAAGGCGGCGGAGACGCTAATGGACCATATCATGCTAGGTGGTACAGCTCCTACCAGTCAGATGTAA
- a CDS encoding Endo/exonuclease/phosphatase domain-containing protein, whose translation MFFSSVALSLMAPALCLGWPVDYTAFKRGSSKHKMELCKNGSSFNLLTYNVAGLPEIINRNGIEDKDGAAASIGLHLREEAYDVVHLQEDFHLHDRITTNDNHTYQTFSSGDVMDGDGLNTFSWYNCSIFDRYTWKECAINGGDCLTPKGFTYMTSHIDGLEVDLYNLHADAGNQWPDRLARSEGIDQLLRHIKKHSNGRPVILAGDFNDVWTHPKRTINKLTDAGFTDAWVKLHHNGTIPENNGKSNGCAHPPQNNSCEVVDKVFYRSGKFVHLDAVKFNYESEIFVTKYNSPLSDHAPVRVDFAWFRKAVKDLKEVKEPKMPEEAEEPEQSEQPEKAKEAKKHKGMKKPKEVKKPKQVKKPQQTEKKEKKEKTKKVEEPKKSEDPKPILYPMARGA comes from the exons ATGTTCTTCAGCTCTGTTGCCCTTTCCCTCATGGCCCCTGCCCTTTGCCTGGGCTGGCCAGTGGACTACACCGCATTCAAGAGAGGATCCTCTAAGCACAAGATGGAGCTCTGCAAGAATGGTTCGTCtttcaacctcctcaccTACAACGTGGCCGGCCTCCCAGAAATCATCAACCGCAACGGAATtgaggacaaggacggcgCCGCGGCCTCTATTGGCCTGCATCTTCGTGAGGAGGCATACGATGTTGTCCACCTCCAAGAGGACTTTCATCTTCACGACCGCATCACTACGAACGACAACCACACTTACCAGACTTTCTCTTCTGGCGATGTCATGGACGGCGACGGTCTCAATACATTTTCTTGGTACAACTGCTCTATCTTTGATCGCTACACCTGGAAGGAGTGTGCTATAAACGGCGGCGACTGCCTGACTCCTAAGGGTTTCACATACATGACATCTCACATTGACGGTCTGGAGGTTGATCTCTATAATCTCCACGCGGACGCTGG AAATCAGTGGCCCGATCGATTGGCTCGCTCCGAAGGAATTGACCAGCTTCTTCGACACATCAAGAAGCACTCCAATGGCCGACCCGTCATTCTCGCCGGCGACTTCAACGACGTGTGGACCCACCCCAAGCGCACCATCAACAAACTGACAGATGCCGGCTTCACTGATGCTTGGGTCAAGCTCCATCACAACGGGACCATTCCCGAGAACAACGGGAAGAGCAACGGGTGCGCCCACCCACCCCAGAACAACTCATGTGAGGTTGTGGACAAGGTTTT TTATCGATCTGGCAAGTTTGTGCACCTAGATGCCGTCAAGTTCAACTACGAGTCTGAGATCTTTGTCACGAAATACAACTCACCCTTGTCGGATCATGCCCCCGTCCGTGTTGATTTCGCCTGGTTCCGTAAGGCGGTCAAGGATCTTAAGGAGGTTAAGGAACCCAAGATGcctgaggaggctgaggaacCTGAGCAGTCTGAGCAGCCCGAGAAGGCTAAGGAGGCTAAGAAGCACAAGGGGATGAAGAAGCCTAAGGAGGTTAAGAAGCCTAAGCAGGTGAAGAAGCCTCAGCagacagagaagaaggagaaaaaggAGAAGACTAAGAAGGTTGAAGAGCCTAAGAAGTCTGAAGACCCCAAGCCAATTCTATACCCAATGGCCCGAGGAGCCTAA